One Kineococcus radiotolerans SRS30216 = ATCC BAA-149 DNA window includes the following coding sequences:
- a CDS encoding flavin monoamine oxidase family protein, translating to MFGAMGALGLAPAAVAAPTAAFTPPRPSDFTLTGRSARNVLVLGAGIAGLTTAYELGKAGYRVTLLEGRARPGGRNWTVRGGDTETDLKGETQRVRFAEGQYMNAGPARIPQHHVTMDYCRELGVPLEPFVNQNADALLYYTGDTALSNQAVTHRAAKADVYGYVSELLSKATDAGALDGELSAEDKEALTEFLRDFGDLGNSTGDPAAAGLYLGGSGRRGFDVEPAAGLQSGTVSPAPGLHDVIASGIGREFSFEFGWDQAVMMFQPVGGMDRIAYALERAVGPNRIRYGSTVTGIRTTPAGADVDYTDAAGVPRTATADFVVNTIPPHIAARIPHNLGPAVTTALQTPVPSPTGKIGLEYTRRWWEDDLRIYGGITNTDLDLAHVWYPSSGFHSDRGVVVGYYNYGQDALDYAALPHSARRQRAVVNGARIHGDVYGRDIASSFSVSWSATRFSEAGWVGWDDQEGPAYRTLLAPQGNVYFAGDHLSHAIAWQHGAMTSARATVTALHQRVMSA from the coding sequence ATGTTCGGCGCGATGGGAGCGCTGGGGCTCGCCCCCGCCGCCGTCGCCGCGCCCACCGCCGCCTTCACCCCGCCGAGGCCCTCCGACTTCACCCTCACCGGGCGGTCGGCCCGGAACGTCCTGGTGCTCGGCGCCGGCATCGCCGGTCTCACCACGGCCTACGAGCTCGGCAAGGCCGGGTACCGGGTGACGCTGCTCGAGGGCCGCGCCCGGCCCGGGGGGCGCAACTGGACCGTGCGCGGCGGGGACACCGAGACGGACCTCAAGGGTGAGACGCAGCGCGTCCGCTTCGCCGAGGGCCAGTACATGAACGCCGGCCCCGCGCGCATCCCCCAGCACCACGTCACCATGGACTACTGCCGCGAACTCGGCGTCCCCCTGGAACCCTTCGTCAACCAGAACGCGGACGCGCTGCTCTACTACACCGGCGACACCGCCCTCTCGAACCAGGCGGTCACCCACCGCGCCGCCAAGGCCGACGTCTACGGCTACGTGTCGGAACTGCTCTCCAAGGCCACCGACGCGGGCGCCCTGGACGGCGAGCTGTCCGCCGAGGACAAGGAGGCGCTGACCGAGTTCCTGCGCGACTTCGGCGACCTCGGGAACTCCACCGGCGATCCCGCGGCCGCCGGCCTCTACCTCGGAGGTTCCGGGCGACGCGGTTTCGACGTCGAACCCGCCGCGGGCCTGCAGTCGGGCACCGTCTCGCCCGCCCCCGGCCTGCACGACGTCATCGCCAGCGGGATCGGCCGCGAGTTCTCCTTCGAGTTCGGCTGGGACCAGGCCGTCATGATGTTCCAGCCCGTCGGGGGCATGGACCGCATCGCCTACGCCCTCGAACGCGCCGTCGGGCCGAACCGGATCCGCTACGGCTCCACCGTCACCGGGATCCGCACCACTCCGGCCGGGGCCGACGTCGACTACACCGACGCCGCCGGGGTCCCGCGGACCGCGACGGCGGACTTCGTCGTCAACACGATCCCCCCGCACATCGCCGCCCGGATCCCCCACAACCTCGGACCTGCCGTCACCACCGCCCTCCAGACCCCGGTGCCCTCGCCGACCGGCAAGATCGGCCTGGAGTACACCCGGCGGTGGTGGGAGGACGACCTCCGCATCTACGGCGGGATCACCAACACCGACCTGGACCTCGCGCACGTCTGGTACCCGTCGTCGGGGTTCCACTCCGACCGCGGCGTCGTGGTCGGGTACTACAACTACGGCCAGGACGCCCTCGACTACGCGGCCCTGCCGCACAGCGCGCGCCGCCAGCGCGCGGTCGTCAACGGTGCCCGGATCCACGGCGACGTCTACGGGCGGGACATCGCGTCCTCCTTCTCCGTCTCCTGGAGCGCCACCCGGTTCTCCGAGGCCGGCTGGGTCGGCTGGGACGACCAGGAGGGCCCCGCCTACCGGACCCTCCTCGCCCCCCAGGGCAACGTCTACTTCGCGGGCGACCACCTCTCGCACGCCATCGCCTGGCAGCACGGGGCCATGACGTCGGCCCGGGCCACGGTGACCGCCCTGCACCAGCGGGTGATGAGCGCGTGA
- a CDS encoding Rid family hydrolase: MKKLNRPVAVGAAALLLLGAGAGAGVAASRGGTPEPGTVVTNLPLGSTNPNIASGVGIGAGTAIYKSSGTGPSVGDPTATPGTPQAYVDLEAFGGTVPEGVTLTEAQGLNALAAIGENLATVGLDYDDVITMRVFLDNEPGAETADFAGWNRAYRQYFANVDLETGEATQVVLGTGAPAAPLRENVAVPSRSALEVGSLPVPGWLVEIEVDAVYPEQHPVD; the protein is encoded by the coding sequence GTGAAGAAGCTCAACCGCCCCGTCGCCGTGGGCGCCGCCGCCCTCCTGCTCCTCGGCGCCGGTGCCGGCGCCGGGGTCGCCGCGAGCCGCGGCGGGACCCCGGAACCCGGGACGGTCGTGACGAACCTGCCGCTCGGCAGCACCAACCCCAACATCGCCAGCGGCGTGGGGATCGGGGCGGGGACGGCGATCTACAAGTCCTCGGGGACCGGCCCGTCGGTGGGCGACCCGACCGCCACCCCCGGGACCCCGCAGGCCTACGTGGACCTCGAGGCGTTCGGCGGCACCGTCCCCGAGGGGGTGACGCTCACCGAGGCCCAGGGCCTGAACGCGCTGGCGGCGATCGGCGAGAACCTGGCGACCGTCGGCCTCGACTACGACGACGTCATCACGATGCGCGTGTTCCTCGACAACGAGCCGGGGGCCGAGACCGCCGACTTCGCCGGCTGGAACCGCGCCTACCGGCAGTACTTCGCCAACGTCGACCTGGAGACCGGGGAGGCGACGCAGGTCGTCCTGGGCACCGGCGCCCCCGCGGCGCCGCTGCGGGAGAACGTCGCCGTCCCCTCGCGCTCCGCCCTGGAGGTCGGCTCCCTGCCCGTGCCCGGGTGGCTGGTGGAGATCGAGGTCGACGCGGTCTACCCGGAGCAGCACCCGGTCGACTGA
- a CDS encoding CG0192-related protein, protein MAVIHRAQLRPTKLEALSRWLPRRPWSGVAEGEELVQVGRFRFDDPAGEVGVETLLVRAGAGPVLQVPLTYRGAPLAGAEEFLVTTVEHSVLGRRWVYDAVGDPVHADVLRRAIVTGGTEADQQVAVDGRLEPVPKEATARGSGSAAHAPAVTSVEVREAGALTAVATDAGDLLVVRVLGTPVPPGETLTASWGGESAVLAVVPA, encoded by the coding sequence GTGGCCGTCATCCACCGGGCGCAGCTGCGCCCCACCAAGCTCGAAGCGCTGTCCCGCTGGCTGCCCCGCCGGCCGTGGAGCGGGGTCGCGGAGGGCGAGGAGCTCGTCCAGGTGGGGCGCTTCCGCTTCGACGACCCCGCGGGGGAGGTCGGGGTGGAGACGCTGCTCGTGCGGGCCGGCGCGGGCCCGGTGCTGCAGGTCCCGCTGACCTACCGCGGCGCGCCGCTGGCGGGGGCGGAGGAGTTCCTCGTCACGACGGTGGAGCACTCGGTCCTCGGGCGGCGGTGGGTCTACGACGCCGTGGGGGACCCCGTGCACGCCGACGTCCTGCGCCGCGCCATCGTCACCGGCGGCACCGAGGCGGACCAGCAGGTGGCCGTCGACGGGCGCCTGGAGCCGGTGCCGAAGGAGGCGACGGCCCGGGGCAGCGGCTCGGCCGCGCACGCCCCCGCCGTCACCTCCGTCGAGGTGCGCGAGGCCGGGGCGCTCACCGCCGTCGCCACCGACGCGGGCGACCTCCTCGTCGTGCGGGTGCTCGGCACCCCCGTCCCCCCGGGGGAGACCCTCACCGCCTCCTGGGGCGGGGAGTCCGCCGTCCTGGCTGTCGTCCCCGCCTGA